tccttacaatggattcataatggaagcagtaaaattgtgtacgtacaaaacagagtcgctgaaattaatcagatgcaagagaagtataatagtttgggtcagcatatgttaacatttaatcatatacctggtgaggagaatccagctgatttcttgtctcgaggtttaccttatgctaaatttgtaaatgctgtatcatggtttaaaggaccgagctggttggtaaataaagctaattggcctgtacaaaaggtgtatattgctcctgttgaaattactgtgaccaccgctccaatagtttgtccttccttagccattgatataaataggtattcttctttacccaaactaatcaatgtaactaaattggtgtttaaatttctaaacaagataaatatttcatataagttttcacatcctcttgaatattggataaagagggtacaggaggaaatctatggaaatgagattaaattgatgatggaaagaaaaattgtgaaaggttctataatagagaaattggggctgtatttagagaacagtgtaattaggtgcagaggtaggttacaaaatgctgaattgggtgattatgctaaacaccctatcttactgcccaaaactcatcatctaacaaatttgattgttctaaatgcccataaaaatgtaatgcatggtggggtacaagataccttaaattgtattagggaaactttctggattccacaaggacggcaaagtgtaaaaagggtgattaaatcttgtgtaatatgtcgccgtgtggatgccagatcctatatgtacccaggtcctccaccattgccaaaggagagtgtacaattagtgaaaccatttgatgtaacaggtgtagactatagtggtccaataattttaacaggtacgtcaaatggtgttccactgaaagtgtatgtttgtttgttcacctgtactgctactagggcagttcatttagaagtggcacaggacttgtctgcagaacagtttatacagctgtttcgaaaatttgcagctaggagatcctgtccgaggttgatgatttcggataatgccacaaattttgtagcaggtgctcaacacttgatagaattaaataatagtaacgatgttcaatctctgttaacccagcgagggtgtacctggaaatttattactcctagagccccttggcagggggggctgtacgaaagactgataggcacagtgaagaggtgtctccgcaaagtactacaccggaagagaattaatttggaagaattccgtgcagtgttagtggaggcagaaaatcgtataaataataggcctctctcgtacatgagtgatacacctgatgcagatgtattaacaccttctcacctaatatgtggaaggaaattggaagctgcccctgtctatagagataatccggaagaaagtgatgaagattacaatgatgcggcagtgttgtgtaataaatttaaaatgttaaataaagtaattgatcattggtctaatgtgtggtgtaaggaatatcttcttacactacgtgaacacttttatggtgcgacagaggcagtaaatcgacagaccattcaaccaggtgacattgtgttaattgacactgaacaacatcgaacattgtggcctctgggcaaagtattgacattgtacccagatgcacaaggtgttgtcaggaatgtcaaagtgttgtgtcgtggccaggaaagtttacacaCAATTAATAAATAGATTCCTTTGgagttaggtgttcaatcaaacgtaaatgaaaatctgagggaaagcaacacgagtgatatggaatataatgctgaccaagtgatgcctgaaaatgaaatcgtagtaagacctactaggagaacagccactcaagccagaaccggctggaatcgtctcctaaaggaaggagtaatttgagtcgtttagcaacgaactccagccggccgcagtgtggaaaatactgtatatattttccagaaatacggtaatttataggtaaatagatggcctatactgtatttaataatatttgtcatagaaaacggaaagcctgcgtctgggcaggagactggccatcttggttttgaattttgtacaaacattggtgtaatgggaagaatttttcgtgctctagaggttaaaattgtgctgacacctctcaaataggaggcaaaattggtggatatgcattcctgcataacttgagatatcagacgactggacaagacagctccaggaacctcagataagctctgtagatttgtgtgtaattctggccagcattattttcatagatttagttagaggttttctgagtatgatacacattaatctccagtcaaattggtgatattaagatatattttccttctgatatgtaattgtgtatatatataaccatttattatttttaatatacagtccacaaatttatatatttaccagtattcctggtgtatgtatatttcatttaattaataggtccagagcaacttgtggttatgacagtggtaggtatcgaagggggacattttttgcgacctaggtgtcccaaattcctacttgtctatgtaacattgataaataataattatctttgttatcatttaatgttatgtacataattagttacattcagataaatgcaattttccacagttatCATAGGTGCAAGAACCTCTTTTGAGAGGTGAGCCAATACCGGAAGAAGTTTTTGATTCGAATATTGTGTATGAGGAAAGACTTTTAGATCCTCTTGGTCTTCTTGGGTCTGGTGTGAATACTTTATTTCCGCTCTACGTCGGATTTTTGTTGTAGATTTCAACTTTTTGAGCATTTCGCCCTCCTTTTCCTCCTGTAAATTCTTTTACATTCTGATCAAGACAACGATATTTTTAACATCTTACAAAGAAATTCTCTTTTATAATAAGTTTGGATATTTTTACTAACATTTGGACTACTTTTGGGTACTTGACACTACAGAAGCTATTACAAGTCTTGCAGGATTACCCTGACCGTCTTAATCAGCAAGATCACGTGCTTTTCACGCCTAGTAATACTGATACGGGAATGCCATCACACTGAGGGGAAATGTTCGCTGAATAAGAGTGGAAACATGAATAACTGAATGCTTGTTGAACAGTGAGCACATATCGTTATCTCTCTACATTCCCCCTGGCCTCCGTCCCCGCCGTCTCCACCCTGTGGGAGTTAACATGGGACCCTCCTGGCGAGTTAACATGGGACCCTCCTGGCGAGTTTACATTACTTTCTGCACCAACCAAGTTAGTATGAAATTCCACTTGTTTCGTTTATATGTATTGGTATTTTATTAATTTGGCTGGACCTGATTTGACTCACGTATTTTAATGTAATTTTTGTCTTAGTCCTCGCTATTTCTTTTAAAGGCCTTTTATCATGTGAGTGACTGCTTGCTAGGTTTTTCCTTTTCGTTGTCTTTTCTTATGCTTGGTGCTCGAACTGGGACACTCAACACCGGCGAAACAAAGAGGACAGTTTGATTTCGGCAGTAGATCAGAAACTTCACATCTTTTAGTGAACACAGCAATATTGCTTCATCTTTTGTAAGTGATCATCTGTTGATTTCAAAGCCCTGCAGCAAACCTCTATCGAGTACGAAAAGCCCAAAATTTCCCATCTGTGAAAAAAGTATTAGCGTCAGTACTCTCAGTATAGGGCTGATGTTTATACCAGTCACGTCCACCAGtgactacctcgtctcacacagacTTCTCGTTCAATACATCGTGAACGAGAAGCAAGTAGCTCTTGAGAGCTTCTTACCACGTCCATCGGCACATCGGAATTCCATCTGTCCGGTGTATACATCAGTTTTGCTtcaattgattaatttatgcATTTTCTTCATCATTTGCTTCAGTTAGGAAAATTTTCATGATTGTTTTAACTTTACAGTTATAATTTTGCATATTTTCAATAAACTGTGTATTTTCTTTTATAATTTATCCTatattttattttcataatgAGGATCGGTTCTTTCAAATACCATTTGAGGGCCTGAAAGGACTgttacaccttcacacacacaaatCTCTTTCTGGTACAATAATATTGATACCTGAAAGTTGCCAGACAAACATCTCTCTGGTACAATAATACTGACACGGGAAATTACCACACAAATCCATGCTCACTAGCACAATTAGGTTCGGCTAAGAATATACACACAGTATAAATAAAGGAACTTTCTTACATCACAaatacatatacgtataaaaaattTTTAATCACAGACGATACGGCATAATCAAGTTTGTTTATATTTTGCTTTTGGGAGAATACTTCCGTGGGTCGTGCCGTCAGTTCTACCATAAGAGGGCCGTTGGATCTCACCAACGTATTCCACGACAGCAAGGTAGCCGGAGTCACCCTTAACAGAATATGACACCTTCTGACGACGACCGTCGGGAAGCAACACGTAGTAGGAGCCCAGGGTGTCGTAGCCGTCGCGAGATTCTTGATGACCGAAGTCGAGTCCGAAGTCGCTCTTCACCTTGTAGACGAAGTCGTACTTGGCCGCAGACTGTGCAGGCATGCAAACGAGATTAATTTCGATTCTAGAGCGTGGGCTCGAAACAGAAAGATGAACTATTTTAAGCAACTAGGGACAGAAATACGATGGGGAAAAAGAGGCTGTATATTTCCATCTTCGTCCACAATCATCTTTGGCAGACAAAGATCGCAGATGAAGATCGAAGTATAGTTTGTTTACACAGTGGTCCTGTCACTATGTCTCCTTTCTCTGTTCATCAAAAAGGGATCCCCTACACTTAAATATATCATAAGCGACTGGAGAACCCCAGACGCTGGATACATCCCAGACGCTGGATACATCCCAGACGCTGGATACATCCCAGACGCTGGATACATCCCAGACGCTGGATACATCCCAGACGCTGGATACATCCCAGATGCTGGATGCATCTTACTAGACACTGGATACATCCTAGATGCTGGATACATCCCAGATGCTGGATACATCCCAGACGCTGGATACATCCCAGACGCTGGATACATCCCAGAAGCTGGATACTTCCCAGACGCTGGATGCATCCCAGACGCTGGATACATCCCAGACGCTGGATACATCCCAGATAATGGATACATCCCAGACAATGGATGCATCCCAGACACTGGATACATCCCAGATACTGGATGCATCCCAAATACTGGATACATCCCAGACACTGGATACATCCCCGAAACTGGATACATCCCAGACGCTGGATACATCCCAGACGCTGGATACATCCCAGACGCTGGATACATCCCAGACGCTGGATACATCCCAGACGCTGGATACATCCCAGACGCTGGATACATCCCAGACGCTGGATACATCCCAGACGCTGGATACATCCCAGACGCTGGATACATCCCAGACGCTGGATACATCCCAGACGCTGGATACATCCCAGACGCTGGATACATCCCAGACGCTGGATACATTTCAGACTCTGCAGCTGGAGTATAGGTATTCCTTTGCTCCTCATTACCATTCAAACATGTCCatagcggagccaggagctggagCTCAACACTATCAGATAATTAGTAGGCCCTGAATTGTATGAACATACTTCATGAGCATACAAAATAAGCTTACAACTTGAGTATACTGTATGAACATACTGAATCAGTATACAGTATGAGCATACAGAATGAAGCCTTAAAGTAGCCATCAATCCTATAGACGGTGCACCACACATCAGTCCTATGGACAATACTACCCATGTCATCTCTATGGACAATACTACCCATATCATCCCTATGGATAATACTACCCATATCATCCCTATGGATAATACTACCCATTCCATCCCTATGGATAATACTACCCATACCATCCCTATGGATAATACTACCCATACCATCCCTATGGATAATACTACCCATATCATCCCTATGGATAATACTACCCATATCATCCCTATGGATAATACTACCCATATCATCCCTATGGATAATACTACCCATATCATCCCTATGGATAATACTACCCATATCATCCCTATGGATAATACTACCCATATCATCCCTATGGATAATACTACCCATATCATCCCTATGGATAATACTACCCATATCATCCCTATGGATAATACTACCCATATCATCCCTATGGATAATACTACCCATATCATCCCTATGGATAATACTACCCATATCATCCCTATGGATAATACTACCCATATCATCCCTATGGATAATACTACCCATATCATCCCTATGGATAATACTACCCATATCATCCCTATGGATAATACTACCCATATCATCCCTATGGATAATACTACCCATATCATCCCTATGGATAATACTACCCATATCATCCCTATGGATAATACTACCCATATCATTCATATAGACGGTACTGCAAGTCACTATACACTGCAAGTTATATTATGCACATTGCAGGTCACTATACATATTGGTCACACTATGCACACTGCAGGTCACTATACACACTGCAGGTCACACTAAGCACACTGTAGATCACTATACACATTGCAGGTCACATTATGTACAGTGCaagtcacactcaacactgcaGGTTACACAATACATACTGCAGATCACACTATATACAGTATAGGTCATGCTAAAGTCACTGGTCACACTATACATTCTGTAGGCCACACATTTACGCTGCaggccacactacacacaacataccaAACTATAAACACTGCAGGTCACACTATACACATTGCAGGTCACTTCATACAATGCCAGTGCAGATATACGCATTGCAGGTCACGTAATACACCCTGCAGGTCACACTATACACTAAGTCACACTATATACACCAGAGGTCACACTGTACACGCTGCAGACCACACCATACAAACTGAagaccacactatatacactgatagtCCTTCTAGACACAATGCAggtgtgtttatcagtgtttaTATAAAGATAAACACAAGTCCCTTGGAGTATATACATGGAACGATGCAAATAACTCCGGGTATACCAGTATATGCAAGTATACTGAATATACGAGTAGATTAGTATGTACGAGTATACTGAAAGACACATTCCTATTGGTGTATAGATACTGAGAAATTCACATTTTTCGGCGTATACGGACTTAAACATCTCTtggcgtatatacacagagagacattcTTATTGGCATATataacgtcgtgccgaataggtaaaaattggtcaattagcaagaactcatttaaaattaaatcctttctaaaattttctcttatacgtttatagataaatattttttatgttattgtaaaaattaataatattgtaccaaaagaaccttagaaaactaacctaaccttataacacgtgcaatttaatttagcttaatcaaactaaatattttagataagtttacaataatttaataattaacaaacacGAAATATGTTTTTtccgaatgatttttgcgaaattattgtatacacaatttTTTTTGGCCATATTtggcaaaaagagcgttgctatttaagccaaaatcgcaagttttacctattcgccacgacattatATATTCACGCAATTGCACGAATCAAAATCAAATGAGCAACATCTTGCCGTCAGAAAAAGAAATATACCGTAAAGTCTAAacgtatttatatataaatatcaaACTAAAAACATTGATTACTTTAAAAATATTATAATCTTTAGGTAATAACTGACACATACAATTTTATGTTCAATAACGGTAGTAGAATTCTTAACGTATTTATTTAAAGCAATCCACGACAATGTGCTCTGTAATAACTTTCACTTGGAAGATTTCCTTAAGGGTAAAAAGTATTAAGAAAGTAACGACAAGAACTGGTTTTTCCTTCCCTTGACAAGAGTTAGATTTACATTGTCATGGGTCATGAGGGAACTAGAGTGCAGACTCACCTCACGGGTGGTGCTTGAGTGGTGTTGGGCGTGGGAGGCTGACTGGTGGTGGGCGTGAGTGAGACTGACACCTGCAGGCAGGTCGTGGTGGCCACCTGCAGGCAGGTCGTGGTGGCCGCCTGCAGGCAGGTCGTGGCGGCCGCCTGCAGGCAGGTCGTGGCGGCCGCCTACAGGTAGGTTCAAGCGACCAGGAGCAGGGGTTATGTATCCAGTAACAGGAGCTGGAGTAATGTTTATAGAGAAAGCTTTGGGTTGTTGGACTGGAGCTACATAGTCTTTGGAGGAGAAAGTGCTGGCCTGAGTGACAGACTCTCTCTCCAAGTCTCCTACCCGACTGAAAACTGAATTTTTACCTGAAGTTGCAATCAGCACTGAGCCTGGGGTTGAGTGTTGGCTTAGGGAATGATCAGACTGACTTTTAACTGGATGTTCGGCAGTGAAGAAGATTGAGTGCGGGTCTGGATGGCTGGAAATCTGGGAAGGGAACGACAAGGAGAGAGAATGCTTACGATGATTAGAGACTGAGGTTTTGTCTGAGAAAACGGAGTGTGGATTTGGTTGACTATAGACCCCACCTGGGATAGAGGACAGGGTGGGAAGAACTAGTTGACTTGGAACAGTCCTTTTGTCACTATGGAAGAGTAAATTCGACCCTAGCTGATTGGAGAAACCAGCTTTTTCAGTAAGAATATTCGAGTGTATTGTTGGCTGATTAAAGTCCGTGCCTATGATGGAAGACACGGTGGAAGTAAATCCTTGCTGACTGGAAACTGCGTCATGCTCCGAAAGGAAAATTGAGTTTGGATCAGACTTAGAGGATACTTGGactgcaggagctggaaggttagGGACCAGGTTCGGTTGTCTTGGCTCTGTGCCTTTATCAGAGAGAAAGATGGAATGAGGGTCTGAGCGAGAGTATACTCTGCCTGGTATAGGAGACACGGTGGAAGCAAAGTCTGGTTTATGAGAGACTGGTGGTTCAGAAAGGAAAATTGAGTTCGGATCTGGCTGGCTGGACACCAGGGCTTCAGGAAATGGCAGAGTAGGGGTATGATCTGGCAACCTAGAAATCTTACTTTCTCCAGTACGGAAGATTGAGTGTGGGTCTGAATGACTGGAGACCTGACCAGGAATAACGGGTGGAGTGAGTGAGTGGTCTGGTTTGTTAGAGACTGGAGCCTCGTGAGAGAGGAAGATTGAATGTGGGTCAGGTTTAATGGTTGTCGGGGATGAAGTGGATGACAGAGTGAAAGTTTGATCTGGTTGACTCAGGACTGAAAATTTATCAGAAGAGAAGACGACTGAGTGAGAGTCTGGCTGACTGTAGGTTTGGTCTACGGGGTGAAGCTGTTGGAGACCAAGATCTTGTTGACTAAGGTCCTGGCTGGAGACAGAGAGGGTCTTAGCAAAATCTGGCTTGCTAGATTCAGGAGAACTCCCAGAGAATAGGCCTGAGTTCGTATCTGGTTGACTGACAACAGGGCCAAGGGTAGTGGACAGAGAAGGACCGAGGCTCAGGCTGCCGGAAACAGGGGATTTATCAGAAAGGAAGAGTGACTCTTCCACAGGCTGACCGGGAACATGACCTACAGTGCCGTGGAAGACTGGCCCGTCTGACAATGAAAGCGAATGTTGATGCTGCTGGCTGTAAAGAGAAGGTATCTCAATTTTCGGAGGGGGACCAGGGTCAGAGTGAAGTGAAGAGAAGGATGGAGGCCCAAAGGCCTCCGTGATGTCAGGAAACGTGGTCGTGGCTGGGTTGAGGGAAGAGGGAAGGTTCGGAGAAGGGGGCAGATCCAGTGAAAGTTTTGGAACCTGGGGAAGGAAAGGAGTAGGCGTTGTGAATCTGTAGGACGGCAGATAGATGGGTCGGGCGAGGCAGGCAGCCGCCAGGACCTGAACTAACACTGCCTGTAAGAGGACGAGAACATTACACAGATTCCATTACAAACAATAAAACACAACTAGTGTTGAAAATAGATCACTGACGAAAACACCAGTGCCTTATAATCAGCCTCACTGTTTTGCATAATACCAACGTTACATAATTAGCGAGAATAACTCGCAGAAAACTAACATCTTTTACAAGAATAACAAGAAATGTATGAGACACTAATAACATGTAATTGTGAAATAATGTTCACTATCTCAAACTGACACCTCTAGTCTAATAGCTTTCACATAGTGTGTAATTCTGCGCTGGCAATAGTGATTTACACTGACAGGATGCACATCGACGTCTACGTAGCATAAACATCTACCTAGCATAAACATCTACGCAATATTACCAATTCATTTCATTATAAACATTGTCATTTAAGCATCTCGATATAAAATGAATGTTGAGTGCCACAGTTTTTTTGTTTCAAGTACAGCTTGTGGGTGAGCAGTTTatagttgtagttgttgctgtgtAGCAAgaatagtgtagtagtagtagcaacagaagcagcaataacagtagtaatagtagcaacagaagtagtagtagtggaagtggtagtaatGATTTCACGTATGATGATCTTTTTGATCCCTTCGACGATGATTCATGGTGATACCCGCCACAACTGATACTGTACAtagtttcactctctctctctctctctctctctctctctctctctgggtcagGACCCGACATTTCTTTCGGGACTTGTCACTGTCAGGACACGGCACTGTGAGGACCTGTCTTCCTCTCCGACCCGCTTCAACATTACCTGTAGATGAAGAGGAATACTTTGCTATCtttatttccgaaacgtttcgccagctcaGCAGGCTTTTTCAGACGAATGAAGAGCTAAGTAAAATAGTAGAGACAACTGAAGAAGGGACTGAGGTGTCCGGTTCTGCAGAACTGAGGGACTTCTGTCAtaattgagggactgaacaccctaGTCTCCTTTTCAACTGtctccagcattttagtcacctctatattcgactgaggaagcctgctGAGCCAGCGAAGCCTTTCGGAAatagataccaaagtgttgcacatgagtcttacCCATATACGTCTTGCTAATGTATTAGTATAATATTACCTCCAGATGCAGCATCTCCCCTCCTCGTCTCAACAACACTGAGGACT
The window above is part of the Cherax quadricarinatus isolate ZL_2023a chromosome 72, ASM3850222v1, whole genome shotgun sequence genome. Proteins encoded here:
- the LOC138854848 gene encoding mucin-3A-like, whose amino-acid sequence is MLHLEAVLVQVLAAACLARPIYLPSYRFTTPTPFLPQVPKLSLDLPPSPNLPSSLNPATTTFPDITEAFGPPSFSSLHSDPGPPPKIEIPSLYSQQHQHSLSLSDGPVFHGTVGHVPGQPVEESLFLSDKSPVSGSLSLGPSLSTTLGPVVSQPDTNSGLFSGSSPESSKPDFAKTLSVSSQDLSQQDLGLQQLHPVDQTYSQPDSHSVVFSSDKFSVLSQPDQTFTLSSTSSPTTIKPDPHSIFLSHEAPVSNKPDHSLTPPVIPGQVSSHSDPHSIFRTGESKISRLPDHTPTLPFPEALVSSQPDPNSIFLSEPPVSHKPDFASTVSPIPGRVYSRSDPHSIFLSDKGTEPRQPNLVPNLPAPAVQVSSKSDPNSIFLSEHDAVSSQQGFTSTVSSIIGTDFNQPTIHSNILTEKAGFSNQLGSNLLFHSDKRTVPSQLVLPTLSSIPGGVYSQPNPHSVFSDKTSVSNHRKHSLSLSFPSQISSHPDPHSIFFTAEHPVKSQSDHSLSQHSTPGSVLIATSGKNSVFSRVGDLERESVTQASTFSSKDYVAPVQQPKAFSINITPAPVTGYITPAPGRLNLPVGGRHDLPAGGRHDLPAGGHHDLPAGGHHDLPAGVSLTHAHHQSASHAQHHSSTTRESAAKYDFVYKVKSDFGLDFGHQESRDGYDTLGSYYVLLPDGRRQKVSYSVKGDSGYLAVVEYVGEIQRPSYGRTDGTTHGSILPKAKYKQT